One window from the genome of Streptomyces sp. NBC_00091 encodes:
- a CDS encoding cellulase N-terminal Ig-like domain-containing protein yields MTCPSGAGLALAVGGLSTTALTVPVAAAATAAAAAGTPVRVNQLGYLPDGPKRATVAGSATAPLAWQLRDASASGATTVRGSDQASGQSTHLVDFGAYTGTGTGFTLVVDGQSSHPFDISASLYDGLRADSMSFFYQQRSGIAIDATLAGGSAYARPAGHLGVAPNKGDTGVPCQAGVCD; encoded by the coding sequence TTGACGTGTCCGTCAGGCGCCGGCCTCGCGCTGGCCGTCGGCGGCCTGTCCACGACCGCCCTGACCGTTCCGGTCGCGGCTGCCGCCACCGCGGCAGCCGCTGCCGGCACACCTGTACGGGTCAACCAGCTCGGCTACCTGCCCGACGGCCCCAAGCGGGCCACCGTGGCCGGCTCCGCGACCGCCCCGCTCGCCTGGCAACTGCGCGACGCCTCCGCCTCGGGTGCCACCACGGTGCGCGGGTCCGACCAGGCGTCCGGCCAGTCCACGCACCTGGTGGACTTCGGCGCGTACACCGGCACCGGCACCGGCTTCACCCTGGTCGTCGACGGCCAGAGCAGCCACCCCTTCGACATCTCCGCATCGCTGTACGACGGACTGCGCGCCGACAGCATGTCGTTCTTCTACCAGCAGCGCAGCGGTATTGCGATCGACGCGACTCTGGCGGGCGGCAGCGCCTACGCCCGCCCCGCCGGGCACCTGGGCGTCGCCCCGAACAAGGGCGACACCGGCGTCCCCTGCCAGGCCGGGGTGTGCGACTAA
- a CDS encoding class II aldolase/adducin family protein: KPSGVSYADLAEEDLVVVALEDGRVVEGHLRPSTDTETHRCLYRAFPSIGGVTHTHSTHAVAFAQARRPIPVLGTTHADTFNGPVPVTEDLTAEQCARDYEYNTGQVIVARLDGDPRRADEVPGALVSRHGPFTWGATAKAALENAIVCEAVAEMALHTLALGSRLGEASEPPKHLLERHFTRKHGPDASYGNAPHAPGV, from the coding sequence TCAAGCCGTCCGGGGTCTCCTACGCCGACCTCGCAGAGGAGGACCTGGTGGTGGTGGCACTGGAGGACGGGCGGGTCGTCGAGGGACACCTCAGGCCGTCCACCGACACCGAAACCCATCGGTGCCTCTACCGGGCCTTCCCCTCCATCGGCGGCGTCACCCACACGCACTCGACGCACGCCGTCGCCTTCGCCCAGGCGCGCCGCCCGATCCCCGTACTCGGCACGACGCACGCCGACACCTTCAACGGGCCGGTCCCCGTGACGGAGGACCTCACCGCCGAGCAGTGCGCGCGGGACTACGAGTACAACACCGGACAGGTGATCGTCGCCCGGCTCGACGGCGACCCCCGGCGGGCCGACGAGGTCCCCGGAGCGCTCGTCTCACGACACGGACCCTTCACCTGGGGCGCCACCGCGAAGGCGGCGCTGGAGAACGCCATCGTCTGCGAGGCCGTGGCGGAGATGGCGCTGCACACGCTGGCACTGGGGTCCCGCCTCGGGGAAGCCTCCGAACCGCCGAAGCACCTGCTGGAGCGGCACTTCACCCGTAAGCACGGACCGGACGCCTCTTACGGCAACGCTCCTCACGCCCCGGGCGTCTGA